A single window of Aspergillus flavus chromosome 4, complete sequence DNA harbors:
- a CDS encoding uncharacterized protein (expressed protein), translating into MPQRRIDAYFSYASIPDTSPTSSGTSFLDLPYPLRRYIYILSGLVRFCPINLNRSELDGPKCQVRPYRNYGCFYKVRRFDGRYILGGDEDWLTRCSCPPLPISLLYVSRIISDEVSSILYSENKFTISRSGSWGLRPLRRLTRHAIHSLRSLTVILNSCSCIFAYGRTTIPVMFPCHPLCRSHGLHDKPLGSVARQDRVTRQEWQVILQILADNVQPRLLRLSFICDTRDLQTARDIAESLGCLPLLRDCSIRLGQNLDWSTYLLARSICLQLTGKTPHSTGHPTTPHLPDEVLEHILSFTELVAPFQLEWCPVRGLAPFDCCKTCTDSLEGCCCSLYYAAYATGCTCWRLPLSLFLVNKRMHRIATSIFYSKNTFFIATIHRKCVIWSLEKSPSIPTITTQFLNRLPSYALPHLRSITVGFLDFWPQSVFNHRAIADLKKGLDIMAQNLDLSKLTISLQIDSAKNFITNKSVDEWIQACHLIVQPLIHTSRIKRLFVYISPRQAKHYEPVLEKAVLGDNYDAVQHGKYYAKVPLWYNGYSREGPVYQADGQKVWPPDYFDDSHFVDEDDL; encoded by the coding sequence ATGCCGCAACGTCGTATCGACGCCTACTTCTCCTACGCATCGATACCAGACACTTCTCCCACTTCATCTGGAACATCATTTTTAGATCTTCCATATCCACTCCGCCgctatatctatattctatcGGGGTTGGTTCGCTTCTGTCCCATTAATCTCAACCGATCGGAGCTTGATGGTCCGAAATGCCAAGTCAGACCATATCGAAATTACGGATGCTTCTATAAAGTGCGGCGGTTCGATGGCAGGTACATACTCGGAGGGGATGAGGATTGGCTTACTAGATGCTCCTGTCCACCCCTGCCTATTTCCTTGCTCTATGTCTCGCGGATCATATCGGATGAGGTATCATCCATTTTGTATTCAGAGAACAAGTTTACGATCAGTCGGAGCGGTTCCTGGGGGTTACGCCCATTACGGAGGCTCACTAGACATGCAATTCACTCATTGCGATCCCTTACTGTTATCCTGAACAGCTGCTCATGCATCTTTGCCTACGGACGGACTACCATCCCGGTCATGTTCCCATGCCATCCTCTTTGTCGGAGTCATGGTCTCCATGATAAACCACTGGGTAGTGTGGCTCGACAGGACCGGGTAACAAGGCAGGAATGGCAGGTCATCCTTCAAATTCTGGCAGACAATGTTCAACCTCGGTTACTTCGTCTAAGTTTTATTTGTGATACCAGGGACCTTCAAACTGCGAGAGACATTGCTGAATCTCTAGGATGTCTCCCTTTGCTCCGTGACTGTTCAATTCGTCTTGGCCAGAACCTAGACTGGTCGACTTACTTGCTAGCCCGATCCATATGCCTCCAGTTAACAGGGAAAACACCCCATAGCACCGGCCACCCTACCACACCACACCTGCCTGATGAAGTCTTGGAGCATATACTGTCCTTTACCGAACTTGTGGCTCCATTTCAACTGGAGTGGTGTCCGGTTCGGGGCTTAGCCCCCTTTGACTGCTGCAAGACATGCACTGATTCCCTTGagggctgctgctgctccctCTACTATGCAGCCTACGCAACTGGGTGTACCTGTTGGAGATTGccgctttcccttttcctagTCAACAAAAGGATGCATCGGATTGCCACTTCGATATTTTACTCGAAAAACACTTTTTTCATCGCTACTATCCACCGCAAGTGTGTTATATGGTCCCTAGAAAAATCACCTTCAATCCCGACTATAACCACGCAGTTTTTAAACCGACTTCCGTCTTATGCGCTCCCACACCTCCGCTCTATCACTGTAGGCTTCCTTGACTTTTGGCCCCAGTCTGTCTTCAACCACCGTGCTATAGCAGACTTGAAGAAAGGCCTTGATATAATGGCCCAAAACCTTGATCTCTCGAAGCTTACAATATCACTTCAGATTGATTCAGCCaaaaattttataactaataaGTCAGTTGATGAGTGGATTCAAGCATGTCACTTAATAGTCCAACCCTTGATTCATACGAGCAGGATCAAGAGGCTGTTTGTCTATATCTCTCCTCGACAAGCAAAGCATTATGAGCCCGTTTTAGAAAAGGCTGTTCTTGGGGATAACTATGATGCCGTGCAACATGGGAAATACTATGCGAAGGTTCCATTATGGTATAATGGCTACAGCAGGGAAGGTCCGGTTTACCAGGCTGATGGGCAAAAGGTCTGGCCTCCAGATTATTTTGACGACTCACATTTTGTTGATGAAGACGACCTATAA